The Umboniibacter marinipuniceus genomic sequence AATGACGGCAACGCGAATTGGTATCAAAGCGTGGCCGATAATTTTAACGGCCCAGAGAAGGTCATCACCACGCCGCCAATCAGTGAAGATTGCCTTTATTTGAATATTTGGACCCCAAAGCCTATTAAACGTGATGCGAGCCTACCGGTAATGGTGTGGATTCACGGCGGCAGTAACGTTAATGGTTGGGGCTTTGAACCCAACTATCTAGGTAGTGAATTCGCCAAACGCAGGGTAGTACTTGTTTCCATTAATTATCGCCTGGGGATTTTCGGCTATTTCTCGCATCCTGAGATGAAAGACTCGCAAGTGGTGCAGAATAACTTCGCGCTACTTGACCAAATTGCGGCGTTAAGCTGGGTTCAGAGCAATATTGAAGCCTTTGGTGGCAACGCCAGTAATGTCACTATTTTCGGCGAATCTGCCGGCGCCGCGAATGTGGGTACTCTGTTAGCGGTGCCCCAAAGCGAAGGACTCTTCGCCAAACTCATCAGCCAAAGTGGCGGCTTTCAACTCCTGGACCGCGCCACGCTAGCGGATGCCTACGAACAGGGACAAGCACTAGCCAGCAAAGCAAATACTGACCTGAACGGTTTGCGAGCGCTTACACACAGCCAGATATCCGAACTTGCTGAAGACATCGATGGCTATTCCCCGGTGGCCGGTGGCCCCACCTTGCCGCTCACCGTGGCAGAGGCCTTAGCGGCAAACACACTGCGCAGCGTGCCACTCATGATTGGTACTAACTTAGATGAATGGCTGATGTACTTGCCAGACACCGTGAGTGAGCAAGCTGTGGCCAACTTTCGCGCCGAGTATCTGTCCACCGCGCAGACGCAAAGCGTTGATGAGGCCCTCGCGGGCTTAACCGCTCGTCAGCAATTAGACCGTCTCACCACCGCACAGCAAATGCTTTGCCCCAGTCTCAGCTTCGCTGAAGCGAATCAGGACACGGCACCAAGCTATGTGTACCGCTTCGATACCACTCGCGCTCACCCAAGTAATCAAATTGGCGCCTACCACGGTGCCGAGATCGCCTACGTGTTTAATACCCACGATGACTGGCTGCCTACGTCCATGGTGGATTTGGCGATTAGCGATGCCATGATTCGCTATTGGGTTAATTTCGCCCGAACAGGCAACCCGAATGATAGCTCGCTGCCTAGTTGGCCCCTGCTTAGCAGCGGACAGCAGCTGATTTTCGGTGATACACCGCAGCGCGCAGTAATCCAACGCGCAATCTGCGATAATCTACTAACAGAATAATAAAAGCACCCACTAGGAGGTTGCAGTGACTCAATCAACGCAAGCCGTATCGCGCGTAGATCGCCCCATGTTCATCACTACTATGCTTACCGTATTATTGGTGAGTGTTCCTATCATTGGATTTCATGATACGGCCGGTGCCTTTATTAGTAGTCTCTTCACCGCGCTAACCAATAACTTTGGCGTTTTTTATATTTGGTATGGGGTTGCGGCCGTTGCTATTCTGGCTTGGCTAGGCTTTGGTCGTTACGGCGACATCAAGCTGGGCGACTATGACCACAAACCGGAGTTTTCCACCTTCAGCTGGATTGGTATGTTATTCAGCGCGGGGGTTGGCGCGGGTTTGCTTTACTGGGCCGTGATTGAATGGGGCTTCTATATTGATTCACCCGCTAGAGGCTTTGCGGCACGTAGCACCGAGGCCATTGAATACGCCTCCGCTTACGGTATCTTCCATTGGGGCATTACCGGTTGGGCTATCTTCTGCCTACCAACCTTAGCCATTGCCTACCCGTACTATGTTCGCAAAATTCCCTATCTGCGTTTGAGTACCGGTTGTGTGGCACACCTTCCCAACGGGGTGAACAGCAAGCGCGGTCGCTTCATTGATTTCATTTACATGATTAATTTAATTGGTGGCTCAGGTACCTCACTGGGATTGTCCACCCCGGTCATTGCCGCAAGCTTGGCAAGTATCTTTGGTATCACCCACGATTTTGCTCTAGAAGTGGCGGTGGTGGTGCTCTGTGTAGCCATTTTCGGCACCAGTGCTTGGCTAGGTCTGAGTAAAGGCATTAAGCGCCTAGCGGACATCAACATGTTCGCCGCGCTAGCCTTACTCTTCTTCGTACTAGCGGTTGGCCCTACCCTGTTTATTCTGAAAATGGGCACCAATAGCATTGGCTTGGTACTGCAGGATTTCATTCGTTTTAACACCTGGACGGATCCAGTAGAAAACGGTGGCTTTGTGGAAAGCTGGACGGTGTTCTACTGGGCTTGGTGGATTGCCTACGGGCCGTTTGTTGGCATCTTTGTCACCCGTATTTCGCGTGGCCGAACCATCCGCTCCGTGATCATGAATATGTTGCTTTGGGGCTCATTAGGCGCGGCGCTGTTCTTCATTATCTTCGGTAACTACGCCATGTTCTTGGACATCAATAACATTCTAAACGTGACCGGCATCATGAACGAACAATCGCCCGAAACGGCGATTACCCAAGTGTTCCTCTCCCTACCCGCAGGTGAGTGGGCGCTGGTTCTGTTTGCCTTTGTGGCCATTATCTTTGTGGCAACAACCTACGATTCGGCCTCTTATACCTTGGCGTCTGTGGCCACTGATCACCTTCATGCTGGCGATCACCCCGCGCGCTGGCATAGAATCTTCTGGGCCATTGGGGTGGGTATTTTGCCCTGCTCGCTGATGTTCATTGATGGCGGCATTAAGGTCATGTTATCTACCACCATTGTGGCGAGTATGCCGCTGTTGGTGATTGGCGTAATTATGACCAGCTCACTACTTAAGATGTTACGTGAGGATTATGTTAAGTACGGCGTTATGAGTACTCGCGATGCACGTAAGCGCTTAACGGCGGACCTGAACGAATAGTATTCGTAACGGCTTATCAATCAACCCTCTCACTTAGCGTACGGCCTGAGTTCCTAGCTACCAAGCTGGCATTCGGGCTGACTGCCTAGCGCTCTAACTGGCGCCCTAACTAGTGCCCTGGGGATGCCCGGTGAGGAGCTTGGTGGTCAATCGTCCAAGCGCGTCAGCGCCATGATAATCGCGTCTTCGCGACCCTTACGATCACAGGGGTAATAGTTGTTGCGGACACCCACTTCTACAAAGCCAAGCTTTTCATAGAGCGATATTGCTGAGGTATTTGATTCACGCACCTCAAGAAACTGGGTGGTGGTGTTAGGGAAGATTGACCAAGCCGATTCAATGAGCTTATAGGCCAGCCCCTTGCGCCGATGCCCAAGATCCACGGCGATATTCTGCAGGGTAATTTCATCTAGCACACTGTCGAATACAGCGTACGCCGCCAGTTCTGATTGCGGATCCAAGAAACCCAAGACCTGTGTGCGCGTGGAGCACAGCGCCGAAAGAATGTTGGCGTTGGACCAGGGGTGGCTATGGGAACCCTGTTCTAACCCCTTAACCGCCTCGAAATGCGACTCATGCAAAACCGTAAACTTATAACCCTCTAGCGCTGAACTATCCATGGCTTAGGAGGCGGCTTCTGACGCGGCGCTGTCCTTTTCCCCACCCATGCTCAACTCAAGCAATTGGTTGGCTAGGGTCAATCGTGCGTTGGCACTGGCAAAGAGCTCATTGAACGCCGGTGCCGCATGAAAGCGATAGCGAGCTGTTTGCGCCGCCGATAAGCTCTCACCAATACTTGCACCAAAGCTTACCAATAGTGTTGGCTCACGCGCTTCAATAAAGGCTTGGAGGGTTTCATGGATGCGCGTGTTCAGCTCACTATCGGAGGCGCGAGGCGCGGTGCGCTTAATGGCCTGGGTATCAATTTCCTGCTCGTTAACGTCACCGCGATTAAAGCTACCGGCTAAGATCACCATGGCGTCATTCAAGAGGACTCGGTGCGGATACTGTAAACCTTTGATGTTGTTATCAACGGGTTGTTCAACCACCAGCATCACGCTACCAACTTGGAGTACCGATAACGAAGGCAGCATGGGCGTTGCGTTGCCATCTGCCTCAGCAGCATGCTGCGCATTCACTCCCGAATCCCCATCACGCGGGGTTACGTTCTTGGCCTTGGATGCTGATTTAGCGGCATTCGCTCCCGATTTATCCTCGGCTGCGGCGTTACTAGGGCTAGCACTACCGGATTTCTCAGCGCCATTCGCTGACGCCGCCACGCTGGACTTGAGCGATGCCAACATCTCTTTCGCGGCATCGCGTGCCGCGACCATATTCCCCTGCGAACTGCGGCTAGGGCTTGCCGACGTGCTATGGCCTACCGCCTCGCGCATGGCGGCTAAGCCATTCGCGCCCTCAAGCGCGCGTTCTTTATTTGGCGCCTTACCCTGCGGCACTAAGCGAATACTCGGCTTGGCCCCGGGTAGCTGCTGGCGCGGCACCCAAGACGTTACGCCCATGGCGGCTAAATATTCTAAACGTGCTTTCTCGTAAATCACGGTAAGGCCTTTTTTGTGTAGGACTAGCGCTTAAGCGTAGTAGCGTTCAACCACCCCTAGGAAGTCACTCATCATGTGTTCCGGTAATTTATTCACCCCCGCCGCGGCAGCACGACCACCACCCGTTGGGAACTGACTACAGATATCACCGGCACCCTGTTTGTTCGCTAGTGGCGCTCGAAGGCTGACCATTAGTGTGCCATCGGCGTTGTCAGTAAAGACCACGTGCGCGCGATTTGGCGCCGTATTGGCCAGTTCATTACCAAATACGCCACTCACCCGCTTAGCCCAGAGCTTGTGCGGCAATCTAAAGGCTTCAACTACCTTGGTGCTGTAACAGGCTTCCACTTCGTCAAGTTCAGACATATCGGCTTCATAGGCGCTTTTAAGCTCATAGAAGACCGAGCTTTTATCTTCGCGCAACTCGAACGGAGACAGCGACTTAACTAAACGTTTGAACAGCTCAGCGGGATGAAAATGTAAGTCACCAATATGCTCGCCATAGCCATTATAGTTAACCAAGGTACCAAGCTCCTTGAGGAACTCACGCTGGCCTTCGTTATATTCGGCGGCCGCTACCAGTGAGTCCGCTTTGGCAATGAGGTTATCACCATAGGCGGCAGCAATAGCCCAGGCGTGGTAGGTGCCGTTTAATAGCTCATCAACAATTAGCGCCGTGCAGGTGTTGGCATCTAAATTAATATGTGCGGATAGCGAACCGTGAGCAGGAATATGTCCTGCGCGGTGGTGATCAATGTAAGTGACTTCTGCGCCTAGGTCCAACACGCTATCGAGTGCCTCGGCGTTCTTCTCCATGCTCACGTCTAGCACCGTGATGGAATCTCCTACATCCGGAGAGACCTGCTTGAGCAAAGAAATATCGCGCTTGACACCGGTGATTAACACGCTGTTGGCCGGATGCGCCAAACGCAATTGAACCAGGGACAAAACACCGTCGGCATCGCCGTTAAATACATCGTAATGAGCCAAATTAACTCCTCAGCTGTTATAGCCGTTAGGGTTGTTTGATTGCCAGCGCCAGGTGTCTAGCATCATATCACTGAGTGTTAGCTTAGCTTTCCAGCCTAACTCTCGCTCGGCCTTCATGGGATCAGCGAAGCACGTTGCGATATCACCACTACGGCGTGGCTTAACTTCAAAGGGAATAGTATTTCCACTAGCTCTTTCAAATGCACGGACCATTTCGAGGACGCTTGAACCCACACCTGTCCCCAAATTGTGAACATGACAGCCCGGGTGCTTTTCTAAATAGTCTAATGCCTTTAAATGCCCCTCTGCCAGATCAACAACGTGGATATAGTCCCTTACACCGGTACCATCGGGCGTATCGTAATCATCGCCAAATACACTAAGCTTTGCCAACTTCCCCACGGCGACCTGACTTATAAATGGCACCAAATTGTTAGGAATTCCATTCGGATCTTCGCCTATCGTTCCGCTGTCGTGAGCACCAACTGGATTGAAATAGCGTAACAACGATACGCACCACTCAGGATTTGATATAGTTATGTCTTCCAAAACTCGCTCAACCATATATTTTGACGTTCCGTAAGGATTGGTCGTTCCGCCTACTGGGCTAGTTTCTGTGATAGGCAGCGTTTTCGGATCACCATAAACTGTGGCCGATGAAGAAAAAACAATCTTCTTTACACCCGCTTTTTGCATAGCTGAACAGAGTACAAGGGTACCGTTCACGTTATTGTCATAGTACTCAAGTGGATTCTCAACTGATTCGCCTACCGCTTTCCAACCTGCAAAATGAACAACGGAGTCGAAATCGTGATCCGCGAACAGTCTTTCCAACAACTGAGCGTCACGTATGTCACCTTCAATAAACGCTATGGTTTGCCCTGCCAATTTTTCAAGACGAGCCAGCGCTACACGCGAACTGTTAGATAGGTTATCTAAGACAACAACCTCTTTACCTGCTTCAATCAACTGAAGAACTGTGTGCGAACCGATGTACCCGGCACCGCCTGTTACTAAAACCTTCATCTAAACCTCAACTCCCTGAATTCCCTCAATTACCGCTGCCTTATAGGATTCCTCACGCATGGCGTAAGTCACGAAGGCCTTAATATAGCCTTGCTTTGAACCACAATCATGGGACGCCCCTTCCATACAAAAGGCCTCAACGGTTTCATGCTTAATAATATGATCAATCGCATCGGTGAGCTGAATTTCGCCCCCCGCCCCCGGCGGAGTGCGCTCTAACTCGCCCCATACGGCTGGCGATAATACGTAACGACCTACCACCGCTAAATTAGATGGCGCTTCCTCAGGGCTAGGCTTCTCTACCATGGTTTTAATCACCGCGGTTTCACCCGGTGCCACCGCTACGCCGGCGCAATCGGCAATACCATAGCTGGATACGGCTTCCTCCGGTACAGCTTCAACCATGATCTGCGAGGCGCTGGTTTCTTCGTAGCGCTTAATCATGGAGGCTAAGTTAGCGGTTTTTTGATCGGCCGTGTAAGCATCCAAAATCACATCCGGGAGCACCACTACGAAGGGGTTGTCACGAATAATTGGCCGCGCGCACAGTACCGCGTGTCCCAACCCTTTGGCGTGGCCCTGGCGAACGTGCATGATGGTCACGCCCTTCGGGGTAATAGACTGAACTTCGTCCAATAACTGACGCTTCACCCGTTTTTCTAGCGTGGCTTCAAGTTCAAATGAGGTGTCGAAGTGATCTTCAATTGAGCCCTTGGAGGAATGCGTGACCAAAATAATTTGATCTATACCCGCCGAGGCGCATTCATTCACAATATATTGAATGAGTGGCTTATCCACAATGGGGAGCATTTCCTTGGGGATGGCTTTGGTAGCAGGCAGCATACGTGTGCCTAAGCCGGCAACAGGAATAACGGCGGAAGTGATTTTTCGAGTTACATTATTCGGCACAGTTCAGGACCTCATGGTTCGCTGCTTAGTTAGGATGATTGTAACATGTATCCAATGTTTAGCCTTTGGCTCCGCGCTCAGTCGCTTGAGTTGGCACGGCCATAATCATCATCTAAACGAATAATATCATCTTCGGCGAGATAATCGCCCGTTTGTACCTCGATTATTTCTAACGCGTGAGGTGTATTATTTGCAAGTGAATGAGTTTCGCCAGCTGGGATATACAGGGATTCATTAGCATTCACCGTAAGCTGTTGATTGCCCTTGGTCACCGTTGCCGTTCCGCGCACTACCACCCAGTGCTCAGCGCGATGGTGGTGGTACTGAAGGCTTAAGCGCTGTCCAGGTTTTACCTTGATGCGCTTTACCTTGAAGCCATTACCTTCATCAATACTGTCGTAGCTACCCCAAGGCCTTGAGACCTGGCGGTGCAGCTGCAACTCGGGGCGGTCGGCCTTAGCTAACTGAGCCACAACCTCTCTAAGCTGTTGAGACTGGCTTCGGTGCGCCACCAGCATGGCATCTTTGGTGTCTACCACTACTAGGTCATCAACACCCAGTGTTGCCACCAGTTTATGTTCGGCCACCACCAAATTATTGTGGCTATTGATACTGGTGACATCACCCCAGTGAACATTCCCAGCCGCTTCCTTTGGCAAAAACTCCCACAGGCTTGCGAAGCTACCAATATCACTCCAGTTTCCGGTAAAAGGCACCACCGCACCGCGCTGGGTGTGCTCCATCACGGCGTAATCCACTGACAATGATGGGCAACTCCTAAACGGCTCATGGTCAATACGGATAAAGTCCCTGTCCACGGAAAAATTCGCCGCGAGTTCGCAGCAGTTTGCAATCTCTGGCTGATAGGTGTTGAGCTCAACTAGGAAATCGTGGGCCGAGAACAGAAACATCCCGCTGTTCCACCAGTAATCACCGGACGACAGGTATTGCTCGGCCACTGCTAATGAGGGCTTTTCATGAAACGCTAAAATCGGCGCCGCTTGCTGCGGGTTAACTGTTTGGTGAGTGTGGTCTTCGAGGCTAGCCTTACCTTCAAAGCTGGCTTGGTCTGCAAAGCTGGCTTGGCCTTCAAAGTTAGCTCGCTGAATATAGCCGTAGCCAGTTTCCGCGTGCGTGGGCACAATACCAAAGGCCACTAAACAACCATCCATGGCCGCCTTCGAGGCTGACTCCACCGCGGTGAGCAGTGATTCACCACCGGCCATGACATGATCTGCCGCCAGCACTAACAGTTGCGTGTCTTCACCCAGCGCTTGCTTGGCCCAATTAGCCGCCAGCGCAATGGTGGCCGCGGTATTCTTAGCTTCGGGTTCAAGTAACAGATGGAAGTCATCACCACACACAGCTTGCAGCTGTTCCGCGGCAAGAAAACGATGATGTTCATTGGTCACCACCAGGGGTGCCTGAGTGGACAATGCCTGAGCACGTAACACCGTTTGTTGCAGTAAACTTTGCTCGCCGTTAAAGCGGATGAACTGTTTGGGATGTTGCTGGCGAGACAGCGGCCATAGGCGACTGCCAGAGCCGCCCGCCATAATGACGGGTAAAAGTGCGGGCATAATGTGCGGTTCCGATGATTGATACCGCTAGTGTAGCGAGTTTTAGTGAGGGTAAAAAGAGCGTAGGGACTAGATAGCAGTCCGTAGCCGCCTAACTTTTTACATAA encodes the following:
- a CDS encoding carboxylesterase/lipase family protein — translated: MMLLQCLKRIAVIAVLPSVLLGCGDEELNSVSTASGGTYVGVEEAQTWSFRGIPFAKPPVGDRRWRAPEPISIQGEYDATAFSSACIQNDGNANWYQSVADNFNGPEKVITTPPISEDCLYLNIWTPKPIKRDASLPVMVWIHGGSNVNGWGFEPNYLGSEFAKRRVVLVSINYRLGIFGYFSHPEMKDSQVVQNNFALLDQIAALSWVQSNIEAFGGNASNVTIFGESAGAANVGTLLAVPQSEGLFAKLISQSGGFQLLDRATLADAYEQGQALASKANTDLNGLRALTHSQISELAEDIDGYSPVAGGPTLPLTVAEALAANTLRSVPLMIGTNLDEWLMYLPDTVSEQAVANFRAEYLSTAQTQSVDEALAGLTARQQLDRLTTAQQMLCPSLSFAEANQDTAPSYVYRFDTTRAHPSNQIGAYHGAEIAYVFNTHDDWLPTSMVDLAISDAMIRYWVNFARTGNPNDSSLPSWPLLSSGQQLIFGDTPQRAVIQRAICDNLLTE
- a CDS encoding BCCT family transporter, whose translation is MTQSTQAVSRVDRPMFITTMLTVLLVSVPIIGFHDTAGAFISSLFTALTNNFGVFYIWYGVAAVAILAWLGFGRYGDIKLGDYDHKPEFSTFSWIGMLFSAGVGAGLLYWAVIEWGFYIDSPARGFAARSTEAIEYASAYGIFHWGITGWAIFCLPTLAIAYPYYVRKIPYLRLSTGCVAHLPNGVNSKRGRFIDFIYMINLIGGSGTSLGLSTPVIAASLASIFGITHDFALEVAVVVLCVAIFGTSAWLGLSKGIKRLADINMFAALALLFFVLAVGPTLFILKMGTNSIGLVLQDFIRFNTWTDPVENGGFVESWTVFYWAWWIAYGPFVGIFVTRISRGRTIRSVIMNMLLWGSLGAALFFIIFGNYAMFLDINNILNVTGIMNEQSPETAITQVFLSLPAGEWALVLFAFVAIIFVATTYDSASYTLASVATDHLHAGDHPARWHRIFWAIGVGILPCSLMFIDGGIKVMLSTTIVASMPLLVIGVIMTSSLLKMLREDYVKYGVMSTRDARKRLTADLNE
- the rimI gene encoding ribosomal protein S18-alanine N-acetyltransferase encodes the protein MDSSALEGYKFTVLHESHFEAVKGLEQGSHSHPWSNANILSALCSTRTQVLGFLDPQSELAAYAVFDSVLDEITLQNIAVDLGHRRKGLAYKLIESAWSIFPNTTTQFLEVRESNTSAISLYEKLGFVEVGVRNNYYPCDRKGREDAIIMALTRLDD
- a CDS encoding DHH family phosphoesterase; amino-acid sequence: MAHYDVFNGDADGVLSLVQLRLAHPANSVLITGVKRDISLLKQVSPDVGDSITVLDVSMEKNAEALDSVLDLGAEVTYIDHHRAGHIPAHGSLSAHINLDANTCTALIVDELLNGTYHAWAIAAAYGDNLIAKADSLVAAAEYNEGQREFLKELGTLVNYNGYGEHIGDLHFHPAELFKRLVKSLSPFELREDKSSVFYELKSAYEADMSELDEVEACYSTKVVEAFRLPHKLWAKRVSGVFGNELANTAPNRAHVVFTDNADGTLMVSLRAPLANKQGAGDICSQFPTGGGRAAAAGVNKLPEHMMSDFLGVVERYYA
- the galE gene encoding UDP-glucose 4-epimerase GalE; its protein translation is MKVLVTGGAGYIGSHTVLQLIEAGKEVVVLDNLSNSSRVALARLEKLAGQTIAFIEGDIRDAQLLERLFADHDFDSVVHFAGWKAVGESVENPLEYYDNNVNGTLVLCSAMQKAGVKKIVFSSSATVYGDPKTLPITETSPVGGTTNPYGTSKYMVERVLEDITISNPEWCVSLLRYFNPVGAHDSGTIGEDPNGIPNNLVPFISQVAVGKLAKLSVFGDDYDTPDGTGVRDYIHVVDLAEGHLKALDYLEKHPGCHVHNLGTGVGSSVLEMVRAFERASGNTIPFEVKPRRSGDIATCFADPMKAERELGWKAKLTLSDMMLDTWRWQSNNPNGYNS
- the galU gene encoding UTP--glucose-1-phosphate uridylyltransferase GalU — encoded protein: MPNNVTRKITSAVIPVAGLGTRMLPATKAIPKEMLPIVDKPLIQYIVNECASAGIDQIILVTHSSKGSIEDHFDTSFELEATLEKRVKRQLLDEVQSITPKGVTIMHVRQGHAKGLGHAVLCARPIIRDNPFVVVLPDVILDAYTADQKTANLASMIKRYEETSASQIMVEAVPEEAVSSYGIADCAGVAVAPGETAVIKTMVEKPSPEEAPSNLAVVGRYVLSPAVWGELERTPPGAGGEIQLTDAIDHIIKHETVEAFCMEGASHDCGSKQGYIKAFVTYAMREESYKAAVIEGIQGVEV
- a CDS encoding mannose-1-phosphate guanylyltransferase/mannose-6-phosphate isomerase — encoded protein: MPALLPVIMAGGSGSRLWPLSRQQHPKQFIRFNGEQSLLQQTVLRAQALSTQAPLVVTNEHHRFLAAEQLQAVCGDDFHLLLEPEAKNTAATIALAANWAKQALGEDTQLLVLAADHVMAGGESLLTAVESASKAAMDGCLVAFGIVPTHAETGYGYIQRANFEGQASFADQASFEGKASLEDHTHQTVNPQQAAPILAFHEKPSLAVAEQYLSSGDYWWNSGMFLFSAHDFLVELNTYQPEIANCCELAANFSVDRDFIRIDHEPFRSCPSLSVDYAVMEHTQRGAVVPFTGNWSDIGSFASLWEFLPKEAAGNVHWGDVTSINSHNNLVVAEHKLVATLGVDDLVVVDTKDAMLVAHRSQSQQLREVVAQLAKADRPELQLHRQVSRPWGSYDSIDEGNGFKVKRIKVKPGQRLSLQYHHHRAEHWVVVRGTATVTKGNQQLTVNANESLYIPAGETHSLANNTPHALEIIEVQTGDYLAEDDIIRLDDDYGRANSSD